The DNA sequence ATCTTTTAACATAATCAAATTGGCTGATAATTTTGATATTGAGATATCCTGATACCTAATAGACTGAATAATATTATGATAGGTTtgaaatgtgaacaaaaatcaCATGTATCATACATGAGGATGGATATTAACAATAAATGAATAGAATCAAATACAAAgaataaatcgatggtgaaatcaAGCCATGTATCTTGgcttgcgacattgcagacttccggccatattatttttatttaatgaaaaaataggtactcaacgtcaattcttgaaaacttgcgtgattttctttctttttgtgaaggaaattctgaaaaaactacAAGTAATGATGTTGATCTGTTCTCATTTTAAAGACATTAAAAAGGATTTGAGAAATAGATTTCAAAACACCAAAAACAAGATacttggtttgggagtttcaccgtcgaaatgtgaaTGATAGAAATCATCATAGAGAGGGGGAATAATACTATGACACACGCCACATAACATAATAGGCACATATCTCCAGCAATaatgacaatttaattttttgaacaaaaatgaaTAGAAGATGCATCTTCATCATTTCAAGTCAACGATGGCATTAAAACTATTGATTTTTCGTCTCACCAGCTTTACTTGCTGAGTTTCAGCATATGCTGATGCTCAGAAATCTATAATAGTGGAAgttggatttttaaaatttttcctcaataTTCAATAATATTTCCTTGGACATGTTGCTCAAATGGAATAATAGGAGAATTTTCTCATAGGATATTTGTAACGTCAAGTGTTAACTCTCTGCAAAATGTAGGTACCTGGAGCTCCAGCAAATTTTGCCAATGttcactccttttttttttttattcaggatgttttgaaagaaaaaaatgcgtaTATCGAGCAGTTATTGAAGGAGCAAGAGTTGGCACGATCTCAATTTACGAAAGCAGCAACCCAAGTTGGAGACACAGAACTCAAACTAAATACTCTACAGATTGAATTTGATCAAGTTAGTATTCTTTATTACATCATTTGGATCAAGTAACTTGGGAAGAGACCaatcctcatttttcaaaaaacttagttaagctttttgaaatcaaactACCTACGTCAAAATTTTATTGTATCAAAAGATGAAAAGTGTAAACTCATATTTGAAGTTATTGGGGTGAATCTAAGTGATTCATTCATAAAAGAAGACTTACCATCAATAATGGACTAAGTGCCAAAGAATCGAAGATTGAGTTAGAAGTTACATTTACTCTTAGCGCTCTGACCCCCTAAAGTTTTTTTGTGTCATTCATTCAACCGTTCTTCTGagttgatttccatgatttttgcagtTATCAACAAGTGGTAGCCCCTAGACAAGCTAGCTCCATCAAGATTCTGGGAACATTACCCaggtttttcatattttgtgttaaaattgTGAATTATGCCTTTCAAAGGATGAAtgtgttcaatttttatcaCGCAGTTCTTTCTGTTTCTTTTATGTACGTTTCACATaaagttttggttttttatgttgcatattttgctgtttttctgtttgtttctATCTCTGAAATGAGTGATTTTGAGAATTAAAAAGATTTTGAAGTCAACTTTGTTCAACAAACTTTTTAAACTTGAATTTCACTTATTTACTTAAAGAATAGCAACAAAAGGCTCCCTAACTcgaatattttaacaatttttttacacttttttaaaGTCCCAAAATAGTCAGTGCCACTATTGCAATAGGCTTAGTATTTTTCTgtgtatttttattcatttacgtTGTCCTGTTTCAGTTTCGTAAGGAGGTCGATGTGAATCGGAAGAAGTTTGAAGAAAGTATAGCtaaattagaaaaagaaaaacgagaATTGATAGAGCAACTAGACGATGAAAAACGCAAAAGTGAGGATCTCCAGTTCAGAGTCGAAGAAGAGTCCATCGAAAAAAGTGAACTCCAGGTacttaattttaagtttcagcagatagttttactttttttttcactgattcTACCTACTCAACAATGAATGGAAGTTCGTACTTTTGTCATTTAGGCTCTATCATACCCTTTTTACTAGTTTTTGCATTGTTGTGGAAATGATACAGTCAGTTCTTTTTATGCTAGCCATGCctgaagaaatacattgcatttttttatcaaagtcaCCATCAGAATGagcattatttttcaattttcttagcTGAAAGGTATATTAACTCCACTGGTTTTAAGCCcctcaaaaaaatgtaaataatatCATTAGTGTAGCatttattttagaattttagggagtaaaaattaaatgtccagctatttttctttggaatttgaGTTTTAAGGGAGGCATGCTTCTGAAAGCTCCCATGAAAATGCAGGTCAATCGATTTTACTGAATGACTTCTCTGACTCTGACTTCACTCTGTCATTATGTTGACCATTTTCTTGTGTCCAAAAATTGAACATTATTACTTTCATCTGTATAGGTTCACTTACTAGGCTGCAATGCCTAAAACTGAAATGAACTTTATTTTGCCTATTGTTCAACACATTTGTTTATCACATGTGTAATCGTTTGTTTTTCTCTTCCACAGACTCAAATTGAACAGCGGTCAAAAAGGGTAGCTGAATTAGAAACTTTAGTGAAAGAAGGGAATAGCAAACTTGGACAGACAGATGCTGAATCcaataaattatttgaaactgAAGAAGCGCTGTTAAAAGTGCGGGAAGAGCTGGAGGCCATCCGCAAATCATCCAAAACCAATGAAGAAACACTACGAAAACAGTTAAATGAAACTCAAACTAAACTAGACAATAGCGAAAAATTTGTCAAAGACCTACAAAACGAAGTAGAGAAACTCAGGGAAGAATCAGCCGCCAGCTTGAGTAAAACGGTTGAAGATTTGAATAACGAGATCTCCAAGCTAAGAATAGAATGCGATGAAGCTTCagacaaaatgaaaatcatGGAGCTTGAAAACACTAAATTAAAAGAGGAGGTCGAGTCTATGGAAAAGTTATCAAAATCCCACGAGGAAAGTTTGCAAAGTGAAtttaatattcaaattttgaaattcaaagagCAGATTCAGTTGTTAGAAAtagacaaaaaaagagagaaagaaaaggctGATGAACTAAGTGCGATAATAGATGAATTAAATAAGAACaaattagaagaagaaaaaaaattaagagactcTAATCTTGAATTAGAGAAGAAAATAACTTCACTTGTCAATGAATCAACGATGAATTTAGAATCAAAATCCAATAGCTAtgagaaaaaagtaaaggaCCTATTAAATGAGGTTAACGAAAAAACAAGCACGATAGAACAACTTAAATCTCAGCAAAAATTAGTGGAAGATAATGCTAAAAATCTTGAGATTAAATTACAGTTACAGCTGAATGATTTGCAAACATCTTTAGATCAAAAATCTAAAGAACTTgaacaattaaaaaaagataTGGAAGAAAAATTGTCCAATTCAAGCAAAGCGGAAGAAGATTCGCGTCTAGCTTTTGAGAAGAAATTAGGAGATAAAGTTGAAGAATGTaacaaattaaatgaaaaactatctTCGCGAGAAGTAGAAGTAACGGAACTGAAAACAGCCATGGAAACAAAGCTGtcagaatttaaaaatctggaagATAAATTATCAGAAGaattgaaaaaacgaaaatcattAGAGAATGAGCTTCAGTTAAGACTTGCCGAGAGCTCAGGTTCTGCCGAAAAAAACACAGAGCTCgctgaaactttgaaaaaacttcAGGATGAATTGGGAAGTAGCAACGAGAAACGGGAGCAACTTGAAGCCAAGTTGCTGAAAAAAGCAGAAGATTTTAAGgaacttgaagaaaaattaaaattagtccaAGCTGAGTTCTCAAACATcgaggaaaaattaagtaaaaaattagatgaatTTGAGACGGTTCAAAATAATTTAGCTTCAAAATCCTCAGAATGTGAGAAGTTAGCTGTAGAGTTAAAGGAGAAGGTGAATCTCGTAAAAACATcggaaaatgaattaaataaaatgaagggaaagcTGATTGAAGTCGAGGGAAAACACAGTGATGTAACCAAAAGTCTCGATCAACACCTACAAGAATTCAGAGAACAACAAGttgaaattgagaagaaaacaGAGGAGCTTGCTCGCATTAGTGAGGAATTGAAACTGAAAGACATTGAAATTAGCAAATCATCAGAAACCATCAAACGTAAGTTAAAAGATTCTAGTTCATGACTTCATCATATTTTACCTATTTCTACAGATAAAATTGAACTGATTCGTACTTTATTATATTACAGCTCTAAGGGCGCCTAAAAACCGCTGGAAATTCATGCCAGGAATTCCTCCTCCCATGTAACGCGCGACGCAGACCCACTGACCTCTCCCCGCTGACAGTCTCCTCCCTACCCGCCTGCCTTCCTCTCACCATGCACCGTGCCGCACGCGTTTCCCACTCCTTGGCTGCTCTCCGCATCGCGTTGCTGAGTGAGTTCAACCAGTGTCGATTCTCGACTGGTTGAGAGCGCAGCGCTATGCACCTCCTCTCGATTAAATGCTGCGATCGCTTTGGAACTCATGAAGAATTGAAGAGTGCAATCGATTCTCGAATTTTCTCGATTAATCAATTGTTGTGCCATAGAATATTCTAGGAGGCTCAGGAACATTCCGACCTGGGCGAGCAATTCCTGGCGCGCTTGCCCGAACCGACTGATGAGGCTCGTTTTCAATTATGATGTGAAGATTAGAATGCATGCATAGGCTTATTTACTTCTCCGCTTAAACTTGAATCAAGTAACTAAAACTTAAACTAAAGTAATTGTACACCTGTAAGTTCAGGAAATCAATAGCGATAAAACAGTAATTAAAAAGgatcaaacaaacaaacaacaaaaTAAGACTTTTAGTTCTAGGGACGACCTTGTGTACAGCCTCTAATCTTTAAAATATGTATTCTAAAAATATGACACAGAACAGAACCTGATTGTTTTCGAAAACTTCACTGCCTAATCTAGTAGTTGTTACTAATGATAGTCTCAGCTCCTTCTAATTAGGTGCAGTAGCTTAGCTCCAACGAAACTGATCCTGCtgtttaacttattttttatttttacccaaTATTCATTTCCAGAGTTGAACGATTCGATGGCAAATGCAGAAAGATCGATTGAAGAACAAACAGAAATTATTCGAaatttaaataatgaaaaaagtgACATGGGAAGGAAAATACAAGATTTGGAAGAAAAGTGTGAAAGCCTCATCCAGCAGAAacaaaaattggtaagtaacCTCTTTTGTAGCCTTAATTTGTGTGATGATTGATTTTTAAGTGCATTATACAAATCCATTTGctaaaatattactttttaaaTCGATTTGTTGTATCCTCTTGAGATAAACTTAGAGTATCTGAGTGGCCACTTTGTGCGTTTCactgaatttaaaatgaagattCTGAATGAGGAGACAAGAACAAAGTTACGATAGGAAACAAATCATTAGAGAAATAGATCAGTATTTGTATCACTTCTAAACCACAATCGCTGTCTACAACAAGCAGAGACAAAACACATAACGACTCAGTAGTGAAGCAGATGAGAATAGTAAGTGTAataggagggtatggattcgatcaacatgaatcaatcgacaccgattcgatcgacaaattgttaaaaaactggtgtcgattcgatcgacatgaatcgatcgaaaaattaaaacgtgattCAATAGACAttaatcgatcgacaccgattcgctcggcagttaatttaaaaacacccgtgtcgcttcgatcgacatgaatggatcgaaaactgaaaatgtgaattgatcgacaccgattcgatcgacaaaattcgattgactcacaggtttgtcaattgactcacgggtttgtcgattgactcacgggtttgtcgatcgactcacgggtttgtcgatcgattcatgtcgatccattcacgttttcatttttcgaacaattcatgtcgatcgaatccataccctccagtGTAATAAGGCTAATTGTAaatagaataataataataattaccaTCATAATATTACTATTTACGCAATGATACGATaatattacaaatatttacGAATAATATTACTATCGAAGCTAAACTCAGGTTCTGAAGAGGGAAGGAGAGGGAAATTTAGGACTGTCTGATAAACCCCTTCAGAGAAGGATGGGAGCCAGGGAGGGACGAAGGGACCTGACAGAGAAAGGGGGTCAACAAATCTAAAAATGTGCCTGGCTTCTTTGATGGACAGTCCcctatctttgaaattttgccgTATTGTACTTTCTAAATTGCAACAGATGCTTGGAAAGCTAGATATTTTACCAATGTTTTATTTACCTAATCATTGATTTATTTGTCACCTCCTTTATTTCTGCTTTTAGGAAGACAACATTTCGGAACTCATGAATAATTCCAGCAGTTCATCTGAGCAGCTGACCAGGCTTCATTCAGAGCTCAGAGAAAAAGGTCAAGAAGTTGAAGGGCTTAGAGAAGCGTTGAATGAAAAAACGAGAGCTGTTGAAAGAATTGAAGAAGACCTGCGACAGCAGTTAGAACTCCTCTCTGAAAAGAAGAGCAAATTGGAGGCTGcctcaaaagaagaaattgagaaattgAAGCAAGAGCATGCAAATAATTTAGCAGCTCTAAAAAGTACACATGAAGCATCATTAATGAATTCTTTAAATGAAATGGAGAAGGTTAAATCTGAATCGATCAGTACTGAAACAAATTTGAAAGAACAGATCAATCTTCTCATAGCAGAGAAAAAAGACCTCGAAACCAAGTTGGAGTCGTTTAAAGATAGAGAAACTCAGTTGGAATCGGAGTTGAAAGTTCTCCAAGAAGAAAAGCAGCAGATGGAAAAGGATCTAAAGGAAATCAGTGATGTGAAAGCTAAAACTGATTCTGACCTTGAGGCGCAACtagctgaaaaagaaaatagcaTAAAAAGATGCGAACACCAATTTGAAATGTTCCGACAGTCTGCCAACCTTATggaggaaaagttcaaaaagaaAGTGGAAGAACTTACTCAATCTTTATCCAAAAAAGATACTCTCCTAACCTCAGCAAATATTCAAATAGATGAGTTAAAAGTAGACTATGAGACAGCAGAGGCCAGGATACAGGATTTGAAAACTAAAGTCAgtaagaagaaagaaaagattgAAATGCTGAACAGAGAGTTACAAGATACCAAAaatattgctaaaaatttgcagactgctgtaacagaaaaaattgagttgttggAGAAACAGGAGAAAGAAATACAATGCCTCAAAGCAGAAAAAGAATCTTCCGTCCTAACTGccgaggaaaaaatcaggaaccTTGCTGATTTAGAGAAAACTCAATCACAGTTTGCTGAAAAAGAGGTTTCTTTAGTAAAAGAAATTGAGAGTCTGAAGTCTGAAAGTAATAAAATCAATGAAGACATGAAGGCCAAAGAAAATCAACTTCAAGATTTacgtacaaaaattgaaaatcttcagAGAGACAGGGTAGACAAAGAGAATGATTTGAACAAAGAAATCGAGACTTTGAACGTCGAAAAAAATCGCATTAGTCAAATACTcgaagaaaaagatgaaaaattgaaatctttaTACGCTGAGATTGAAAGTATCTCCCACAAAACGGCTGAAAAGGAAACCCTGctcaaagttaaaattgaaaatcagcAGAAAGAGTCAGAAGAACTTACAAAGCAATTAGCTGAAAAGAGTAGTCAGATTCAAATAGTTAGTTCAGAGCTTGAACTTCTGCAATCTAAAAATCACTCTCTCAACGATGAGCTGTCTGAGAAGACAAACAAGATAAAAACTCTGACTGAAGAGTTGAACTCTCTGAAACAAAGTATTGCCCAAAATAGTTCAGATAAAGACAAGATTATTtgtgagaaaaataatattatttcGGATTTGCAGCAAGAAAAAACGGCTAGTCTTAAATCTTTCAATGCCGAAGTAGAATCTTTACAAAAATCAAACAACATTTTGTCCGCTGAGTTAGCAGCTAAAAATTTGTCTCTTACTTCTTTGACGGAAGAAATAAGCAACTTGAAGCAAAACATATCAACCAATTCTGAAAACAAAGACAGTGCcttatttgaaaaagaaaaaatcattgcAGAGTTAAAAACGgaaaaagaaaatgtcaacTCTAATCTAAGCTCTCTCATCACCAAATATGAGGATTTGAAGACAAGGTTCGAGAAAGAAAGAGCTAGTCTTgaagaaaagctaaaaattaacgaaaaagaACAGAAAGCTCTGGCTGAATTGAAATCTACACTGTAAGTACTATTTCTCAATTTATTTACTATTCTATCAGTTTTTGGACCATTAAAAAACTTCCCATTAAAAATTTAGCTCATGActgaattatttaaaatcaagtGCATACTTTTTGTAATGCATACATCATGTGCAAAATTTGCTCCTTAATTGATCTTTAGAATCCCATTTTATGCAGAGCTAACAAAAAGGATAAGTTATGTCCGGCGGCTACCCTTCATAAATGCACCTCTTTCAAAATCCCTCTCATAAAACTGATTTCAttcaaagtttaatttttcagcatAAACTGATTTtaatcaagtaaaaaaaaactgccccTCCAAGTTTTCTTTTTACTCGTAGCATTGTCTTGAATCTTTATCAATATATTCACCTGACCATAAGATGTTTCAAATATTaggagcattttttgttgtaatcCGTtattaatgtaaaatttcatattttcttcttttgtgttattttaagttttcttttttattattatattttcttGCCACAGTTTTATTACAAAGAAGCACTTAAAATCGTACAAAATTAGTAACTTTAACTGTAATTTTTACATGGCTACAGAAAGGTTGAAAATGATTTAACTCGGGAACTGGAAAGGCGAATGAAAGAAGATGCTATCAAGCATCAAGAATTGTTAGCTCGGGTTGACTCTGTCCATCAGTTAACAAAGAGTTTTTCACCAGGACAGGACTCAGATTTCAGCCAATAAACAAAAGCATCTTTCAAAAACTTTCCATTTAGTGTAATTCAAGAGGTAACAAATAGAAACTACATATCTCACTGTTACATACATATCTgcaattgattttgttttttgtcttcCCTTTCTTGAGGAAACTAATGGGGCGCAAGGAGTCAAACTCAGGATTTTAGCTCCTAAATTAGCTAGAAAAAGGGTTACTTCTAATTCTTTCTTATAGTGAAAACATTAGAGGCCAAAATACACAGCAACAGCATGCGGAGTAGGGAGCAAGAAAACttttacttcattttgcaacTCTGTTAATTGAAGTGATAGCAATGGTTGTCAGACCTGTTTGACTTCTTGTTTTGACCCTCGTTTTCACATGATGAAAAGAACTCAAAGTTCGCTTGGGTGGTataatttaatttgtttcatGGTGACGGAATAATGGAGGAATTTATAGCGTCTGATACTGCTTTTCTTTAATAGCAGATGTACTATTTACTTCCACATCAGCTTTCAAAAATCGCGTAATTCTCTCGACTCGTTCATTTTTGCCAGGTGCTACATGGACCTTGTAAAGTATctaatatttttcatgttttttataTGATCCATTCATTACAGTTTGGTTTTTTCTCAACAGTTTCCAgttctttaaaatgtttgccTTCTTAAGTCTGCATTCTGTAATTTCTGTGCCTCTTAGTGCCTCAGTTTAACCCATCTACTCGTAGGTAGTAAGAACCAGCTTTCTCATGAAACTTAGGTGCTATTGTAAATATGCTTAATAGTCACAGCATTTTTGCCCAAATAGCTCTTAAGATCATAACAAACATTTAGTAAATAATCCATCCTTAtcaatcaagaaaattttgtaaaaatatttacaaaatttaccctaaaaatatttacaagactGGGGAGAGTCGAAATATGATTATGGATTGAGATaaatgctgaaaaaattcagtcaaataATTTAACATCCTCTGAGAGGAATATTCATGTATTCAAGCTATAATTTTTCCCAAATCCTTTTGTCATAATAGTCTTCCATTTGCTGTGCATTTCATTCAATCCTCATTCTTTGCTGCCCAAAATGAGAGAAAGCTTTTGACGAAGTTCGTGAAATCAGCACGGGCCAGCGGGAACACAAGAAAACATTCTGCTGAGCTCGCCATTATTCAGGGTGATTTTGGACCTGTTTTCGTAGGAGGAACCTATTTGCATAtccaaaaaataagtaaatgagTCAGTCCAAGCACTAATGGGCTAATATTCACGGTCACTATTTCAGTTCCAGGGCATCCCTGCGTACAATGATTGACTGTTTTAAACCCTAGTGTTGTTCAATTGCTCCCCAACAACTAATGCATCAGTAACGTTGACTGTGTGTAGGTTAAAAGTTGACCTGTTTCtttggaaataaatattttttatcatcaaacaTCTCCGTGGAATAAGAGATACTACATTtccggaaaaaaaggaaagggggCATAGGTTTCTTTCATCATGTTTTCtcactgatttttgtttttttatttcgttGCTTCGAAACCCGCTCTCTCTTCCCCCTCCTGCTCTCGCTCCCGATCTTATAATTGAAGAGTATGCACCCACCTCTGCAACACAGGAGCTACCATAACTAAAACCAAGCGATTCGTTGGTACTACTAGCTGATGGCTAGTAATTATTCGCCAGAAGTAGCTTAGTTGTTAATCGTCTGCACCATGACAGCAGCAAAATCataacttgaaaaattttacttaaatcatTTTCATCAGTAAAAATCCACTCTCCGATCTAGAAATTCATGACAAATTTGTAATCTCTGATAGTATTCCCTTTCAGTATTCTTATTCGTATGATGTCATTGAGATTTTCTCGTGCCAGTTTTAGAACCTTTAACTTAAATTTAAGGTCAATCACAGGGAAAGTTAAGGCTTCCAGTATATCAGTAGACAGCTCTGTCCCTTCAACAGGTCTGTTGCGAATGAACTCAACACCATGAACTGAGATAGACTCAACATGAAATGGAGAGTCCACTAAGCCAAATAACCTTGTTACTGGCCGGATAAGGAGACAAACTTTgaacaaataattttgctcactTTTTTATCCTAAAggaatagtttatttttttccacaatattaaatttaaatttgtcaTTGTGACAAAAGACCATGATGTAATTTGTTTAAGTTCAATAGgtattgaagaataaaaaatctttcATCAGTATGGTACTAAGAAATGAAGATTTAGCTGTCAGTATAGTGGAACGAATAACAGTAAAACAATCTCAGTAAATGTAAATCCCCTTTTACTGGTGGGAAAGATTTTGATTAACGTGTGCTTTTTTCTCCATGTCACcttttaagttttgaaattttttgaaaatgttcatgttcagtgcttttgaagatttttattcACAAAAATACTGAATAGAACATTACCtcagcattattttcttttttctgatttcagaGAGAAGGAGAGTGAAGCAAGCAAGAAGCAGATAATTGAAATGAGCCATACATTAAATACTAAGAATGAGGAAATGTCATCGATGATATCAGAACTGGACACATTAAGGAGAGCCATGGTTGATGCAGCACAAGTTCAATCTGAATTAAACGCTCTGAAGTTTGAGAGAGACGAACTTTTGATCAAACTTGGTTCTGTGCAAGCATCGGCAACTCAATCTCTAATTGATGCTAAAAGCGGAGGTAGCTTACTTTATCACATTTTTTATCACCACTTTCaggatattttatgaaaaagactgaaaatttgaaatatcttGAAACTTCAACTCTGGAAAGACAACCATTAGCGCTGCACATGATATCAAACTTTGCCTCAGTTTGGTTTGGGGCTCATTGCTTTGAGTACATTCTGAgcactattttttcatttttgaatagtAAATCCAGACGAATATTTTACAATGATGAACAGTTGTAATTTTAGTTAATTGAATGATAAATACCTGAAGTAAGAGGGTTCATATGTTTCTGTAATTTGCAGTGAAATTAatgccaaaatttttttgcagttttacgtATGCATTTTGTTGATGAATTGAGTCAGGGAACTTTGATGATTTTGTTCTGAGAGatcctggaaaagtcaggaaatgcTTCTCTGAAAAGTCTGTAGACACCTTGTATGTACCTTATACATGTTATATTAGCGTGCCAAAATAACCTTATGGATGGGGCAGCAATTCAACTATAGCAGAAAGTACACGCTATTCAATAcattaaatgcgtttttctctaAACTGTGATCTCAACTGTGAGTCAGCCTTCTCACCAAGGAAATTCTCAATAAGGGAAATCTTGCTATTAAAGTCGCTTTGTGTTTGCACAGATCCTGCCTTCAAGCAGTTACTAGAAGAGAAAGAATTAGCCGACAGCCAGGTTAATTTCTTGAATTCCATCATAGCTGACCAGCAAAAGAAACTTGACTCTCTTAACAATCAGCTGGAACAACTTTATCTGGATCCCAACACAGC is a window from the Bemisia tabaci chromosome 5, PGI_BMITA_v3 genome containing:
- the CLIP-190 gene encoding uncharacterized protein CLIP-190 isoform X13 — its product is MRVSLRDILLGSIDENDEFVAPLSINRRRSSERRFSNAGSDSGWADARRLSEAGVRRTSDASVVLTEDTDSFIIGDRVWVGGAKPGQIAYIGETQFGPGEWAGIVLDEPIGKNDGSVAGVRYFQCEPKKGVFSRLTRLTKHSLDSGTLTGLLTGTADARKSSISTPQPRKYSAASTPSMVSPTSSVKSYSLTTPSRKASSGELKVGDRVIVSSNQGSKAGILRYKGPVDFQPGEWCGVELDEPMGKNDGSVAGRRYFECAPNFGLFAQSSKVSRSPIGANRRPSCAVHNSAIKRSGSRESLQSSFSTSTAASGIPTMRKPAIRASVPATPSRTPLQDVLKEKNAYIEQLLKEQELARSQFTKAATQVGDTELKLNTLQIEFDQFRKEVDVNRKKFEESIAKLEKEKRELIEQLDDEKRKSEDLQFRVEEESIEKSELQTQIEQRSKRVAELETLVKEGNSKLGQTDAESNKLFETEEALLKVREELEAIRKSSKTNEETLRKQLNETQTKLDNSEKFVKDLQNEVEKLREESAASLSKTVEDLNNEISKLRIECDEASDKMKIMELENTKLKEEVESMEKLSKSHEESLQSEFNIQILKFKEQIQLLEIDKKREKEKADELSAIIDELNKNKLEEEKKLRDSNLELEKKITSLVNESTMNLESKSNSYEKKVKDLLNEVNEKTSTIEQLKSQQKLVEDNAKNLEIKLQLQLNDLQTSLDQKSKELEQLKKDMEEKLSNSSKAEEDSRLAFEKKLGDKVEECNKLNEKLSSREVEVTELKTAMETKLSEFKNLEDKLSEELKKRKSLENELQLRLAESSGSAEKNTELAETLKKLQDELGSSNEKREQLEAKLLKKAEDFKELEEKLKLVQAEFSNIEEKLSKKLDEFETVQNNLASKSSECEKLAVELKEKVNLVKTSENELNKMKGKLIEVEGKHSDVTKSLDQHLQEFREQQVEIEKKTEELARISEELKLKDIEISKSSETIKQLNDSMANAERSIEEQTEIIRNLNNEKSDMGRKIQDLEEKCESLIQQKQKLEDNISELMNNSSSSSEQLTRLHSELREKGQEVEGLREALNEKTRAVERIEEDLRQQLELLSEKKSKLEAASKEEIEKLKQEHANNLAALKSTHEASLMNSLNEMEKVKSESISTETNLKEQINLLIAEKKDLETKLESFKDRETQLESELKVLQEEKQQMEKDLKEISDVKAKTDSDLEAQLAEKENSIKRCEHQFEMFRQSANLMEEKFKKKVEELTQSLSKKDTLLTSANIQIDELKVDYETAEARIQDLKTKVSKKKEKIEMLNRELQDTKNIAKNLQTAVTEKIELLEKQEKEIQCLKAEKESSVLTAEEKIRNLADLEKTQSQFAEKEVSLVKEIESLKSESNKINEDMKAKENQLQDLRTKIENLQRDRVDKENDLNKEIETLNVEKNRISQILEEKDEKLKSLYAEIESISHKTAEKETLLKVKIENQQKESEELTKQLAEKSSQIQIVSSELELLQSKNHSLNDELSEKTNKIKTLTEELNSLKQSIAQNSSDKDKIICEKNNIISDLQQEKTASLKSFNAEVESLQKSNNILSAELAAKNLSLTSLTEEISNLKQNISTNSENKDSALFEKEKIIAELKTEKENVNSNLSSLITKYEDLKTRFEKERASLEEKLKINEKEQKALAELKSTLEKESEASKKQIIEMSHTLNTKNEEMSSMISELDTLRRAMVDAAQVQSELNALKFERDELLIKLGSVQASATQSLIDAKSGDPAFKQLLEEKELADSQVNFLNSIIADQQKKLDSLNNQLEQLYLDPNTAFNPVKEKKIPAPRLFCDICDEFDLHETEDCPQQASESPPPERRTKTGVKPEPRPYCENCEVFGHDTEDCDKDETY